From the Malus domestica chromosome 17, GDT2T_hap1 genome, one window contains:
- the LOC103437254 gene encoding DCC family protein At1g52590, chloroplastic — protein MALLFPGGGWCVRLRVGHSSRPAHVRPSFVTFATVSPRTPAKGDRVDWVEATSGFFENDTRPIMLFDGVCNLCNGGVKFVRDNDRNRSIRFEALQSEAGKKLLRRSGRAPDDISSVVLVEKDRSFIKSEAVVKIMEYIDLPFPQLAFFAQFIPLFVRDFLYDNVANNRYTIFGRSDTCEI, from the exons ATGGCGCTTCTGTTTCCCGGCGGTGGTTGGTGCGTACGACTACGAGTAGGCCACTCGTCGCGGCCGGCGCACGTTAGACCGAGCTTTGTTACCTTTGCTACAGTGTCCCCAAGGACCCCAGCCAAAGGCGACAGAGTGGACTGGGTGGAAGCAACTTCAGGCTTCTTTGAAAATGACACGAGGCCCATCATGTTGTTCGACG GTGTTTGTAACTTGTGTAATGGAGGTGTAAAGTTCGTGCGGGATAATGATCGAAATAG GAGCATAAGGTTTGAAGCTCTCCAGAGTGAAGCAGGGAAGAAACTGCTCAGAAGGTCCGGAAGAGCTCCTGATGATATTTCAAGTGTTGTTCTTGTTGAAAAGGATAG ATCATTTATCAAGTCAGAAGCTGTTGTGAAGATAATGGAATATATAGACTTGCCCTTCCCCCAGCTAGCGTTTTTTGCACAGTTTATACCTCT TTTTGTAAGGGATTTTCTATACGACAATGTAGCAAACAACCGTTACACAATCTTTGGTCGCTCAGACACGTGTGAGATATAG
- the LOC103437255 gene encoding RHOMBOID-like protein 5: MGERPPSSEDMEKGREKRQKSRHSMPPPHLCPPPPKPWVPWLMPIVFVVNVAMFVYTMYVNDCPTTGEKCLFPFFKRFSFQPFRENPLLGPAALTLKKLGALELQLVVEGGEGWRLLSCMWLHAGVVHLLFNMLSLLFIGIRLEQEFGFIRIGFLYLLAGIGGSLGSTLHRMRTASPTISVGASGALFGLLGAMLSELLINWTIYVNKCTALLILMVVIAVNMAVGFIPKVDSSAHIGGFLAGFFLGFVILVRPQYGYISSRHLPSTYEGRRKSRHKFYQYVLGITAFVFLVLGYTYGFGKLYGPPALKNLP, translated from the exons ATGGGGGAGAGACCGCCATCCTCCGAAGACATGGAGAAGGGGCGCGAAAAGAGACAAAAGTCTCGGCATTCCATGCCCCCGCCCCATTTGTGCCCCCCTCCTCCTAAGCCATGGGTGCCGTGGCTCATGCCAATCGTGTTTGTCGTCAATGTTGCCATGTTCGTGTACACGATGTACGTCAATGACTGTCCAACTACAGGGGAAAAGtgtctttttcctttctttaagAGGTTCTCTTTCCAACCCTTCAGAGAAAACCCTCTTCTTGGTCCTGCCGCACTTAC TCTAAAGAAACTAGGAGCCCTTGAACTGCAATTAGTGGTGGAAGGGGGCGAAGGATGGCGCCTCTTGTCTTGCATGTGGCTTCATGCTGGAGTCGTTCACTTGCTCTTCAATATGCTGAGCCTTCTATTCATAGGAATAAGGCTTGAGCAGGAATTCGGATTTA TCAGAATAGGGTTCCTGTATCTGCTTGCTGGAATAGGAGGAAGTTTAGGATCGACTCTACATCGCATGAGAACCGCAAGCCCAACTATCTCAGTTGGTGCATCTGGAGCACTTTTTGGATTGCTGGGAGCCATGCTTTCCGAGCTTCTAATAAACTGGACAATCTACGTGAATAAG TGCACAGCGCTCCTGATACTCATGGTTGTCATTGCCGTGAATATGGCTGTTGGGTTTATACCTAAAGTGGACAGTTCAGCTCATATAGGAGGATTCCTTGCAGGATTTTTCCTTGGCTTTGTTATTCTAGTTCGTCCACAGTATGGTTATATAAGCAGCAGGCACCTTCCATCAACCTACGAGGGAAGACGTAAATCTAGGCACAAGTTCTATCAGTATGTGCTAGGGATCACTGCTTTTGTTTTCTTAGTTCTTGG ATACACATACGGCTTTGGTAAGCTATACGGTCCTCCGGCACTGAAAAATCTACCTTAA
- the LOC103409582 gene encoding RHOMBOID-like protein 5, giving the protein MYPPPPPYYGAPPPAAFYAPPPMMAPPRRYSPWLVPLIFLVNLGIFIWIMYENNCPSRMSKDQCMGGHFLDRFSFQPWRDNRMIGPTPETLQRLGGLDNKLVLNGEAWRLFSAMWLHAGLIHLFVNMLSLDFVGLRLEQDFGFHRFGFVYVLAGLGGSLGSCLNIIKQQRTSKTISVGASGAIFGLLGASLSELITNWTVYDDKCSTIMILILNAALNLLIGFLLHMDNSAHVGGLVAGFFLGFVFFVKPQLGYVSSKYMPTHTQVKRTARHNFCQYFLGVVGLVVSIILFATAFGKLFNIKEIKQHLPDSVNKY; this is encoded by the exons atgtaTCCACCTCCGCCGCCATACTATGGCGCTCCACCTCCAGCAGCCTTCTACGCGCCACCACCAATGATGGCACCACCAAGGCGGTACTCTCCATGGCTGGTGCCGCTTATATTCTTGGTGAATCTCGGGATTTTCATATGGATAATGTATGAGAACAACTGCCCCTCTAGAATGTCAAAAGATCAGTGTATGGGAGGGCATTTTTTGGATAGATTCTCATTCCAACCTTGGCGCGATAACCGCATGATTGGTCCTACCCCTGAAAC TCTCCAAAGACTAGGAGGCCTTGATAATAAACTAGTGCTGAATGGTGAAGCATGGCGCCTGTTCTCCGCAATGTGGCTACATGCTGGGCTGATTCATCTGTTCGTCAACATGCTCAGTCTTGATTTCGTAGGGCTCCGGCTTGAGCAGGATTTTGGATTTC ACAGATTCGGATTCGTGTATGTGCTAGCTGGGTTAGGGGGAAGTTTAGGGTCTTGCCTTAATATTATCAAACAACAAAGGACAAGCAAGACTATATCAGTTGGCGCATCTGGGGCAATTTTTGGATTGTTGGGAGCCTCACTTTCTGAGCTGATCACAAACTGGACAGTCTATGACGATAAG TGCTCGACAATCATGATACTCATCCTCAATGCTGCCCTGAACTTGCTCATTGGATTTCTACTTCATATGGACAATTCAGCTCATGTAGGAGGACTCGTCGCTGgattttttcttggttttgtgttttttgttaAGCCTCAGTTGGGATATGTAAGCAGCAAATACATGCCAACACACACTCAAGTCAAGCGTACAGCAAGGCACAACTTCTGTCAATATTTTCTGGGGGTCGTTGGTTTGGTCGTGTCCATTATTCT atttgcaaCTGCCTTCGGTAAGCTATTTAACATAAAGGAGATTAAACAGCATCTGCCTGATAGTGTAAACAAATATTGA